The genomic region GATCATTTGCAGTTGAATATAGAACCTCGTTAATTCGAAGTCCTTCTTCACCACCCCTTGTGTTCATAACAGTATCATCCCCGCAGCTCAAATTCAACAGTGCCAGCATCAAAAAAAGCGAAAGACGAGATGAATTTTGCATGACAACTTCTCCTTTTAGGTTAAAAAAATATCCAGGCTGGAAGAGTGCGGACTTGCACCCTTCTTTATCCCTGGATGTTCATTAACCGATATTACTGAAAATTTACAAAAAGGATTTCTTGGATATTGCTATTTTGTTATTGAAGGGCTTAAAATTACGAGCGTAACTTAGAAGGCGGGATTTTGAAGTGCTTACGGAACAGCAAGCTAAAGGAACTTCGACTTTCAAAACCGACATCGTAGCAAATCTGGGTAATACTTAGAATCTAATTTTTTCAAATTTACAAAAATCACTCACTCAATAAAAAAATCCAGGGAAGGCACCATAAGGACCAGTGACGGCGTGCAGTCGTACTATTGCCTGGTGGGTACCGGGCCGGATACGGTTGTTGTACCTGCAGCCGCTTTCCTGGTACAGAAATTCAAGAGACTCTCACCCGGACTGACACTCATTTTTTATGACCCTCGTAACCGGGGTCGTTCTGAAGCAGTTTCAGACACAACACACTTAGGAATTCAATATAGTTTGTCGGATCTTGAAGACGTCCGTCAACATTTTCGCATCAAGAAAATGTCTTTGATAGGCTGGTCTTACCTCGGCGCCATGGTAGCGCTCTATGCCGCAGAGCGTCCGGAGCAAGTCGACCGGGTGGTGCAGATTGGTCCCATTCCACCCAGAAAGAATCCATATTGGCAACAGTTTCTCACACTACGCGCAGCGCGCATGGAATAGCCTTGGTCTTGGCTGTCTGCAAAATATGCAGCATAGAATTGAAGAAATAACCACCTCAGCAACCTATCGCAAAATGGTCGATAGACTGCGGCTGGCAGCAATGATGGCAAATCCTAAAACCATTGACCGGATTCAGGGCGACCACTCTAATTTGGAGAATGAATCGCCGGAAAATATTGACTTCGTGATGTCAAAAATGTATGAATCAATAGGAGACTGGGATTGGCGGGATGATATGAGTAATTTGCTCATGCCGGTGCTGACCATTCAAGGGGAACAAGATGCCATTCCAATGGATTCTGCAAAAGAATGGGTTGAAATTCTCCCCAATGCCCGCCTGCTCAAAATCCCTGATTCAGGTCATTTACCATTTGTTGAACAGCCGGATATCTTCTATCCTGCTGTTGAGAAATTCTTGAACGGCGAGTGGCCGGAGGGTTAGGGTGTTCACGCTTCAGCGTGTTTCCCCCTCACCCATCAAGCCCCGATTCCTTAATTCTTATAGTAGATGAGTCGGGGCTTGAACACCTTTTGTTTTCCCCTCATCTATCAGCCTTTAGGTTGTCTTTTTAAAGTTTTCCAGGTCTATGAATCCATCTTCGCCAATATTTCTCGCAACCGGCCTGGAATATCCATTGCGTCATGCAGGACGGACATTACCCCAAGCCCGCCATTCTTCAGCTTTCTAAAGAAAATGTAGTGTCGTTTGTAATGAATCTGATAAACGTCGATTTCGGAAAGAAGCGCCTGTTTAGGCAATCGCCGCCACGGAATCTGTCTTGCCGCAGCTTTTTGAATGTGAGCATCTATTTCATGAATGTATTTGTCGGCCTGCTGTTCTCCCCACCTTTGCTTTGTGTAATACCAGATGTCCTCAAGCTCGCGTTTGGCTCCTGGGTACAGCAGATACTTGCTCATGATTTTTCTTCATGGTAGCGAGCTTTTGCATCGCGGATGATCTCCGCCGGGGTAGCTTTTATATATTCGCTATCATCAGCTAAGATCGCTGGCTCAAGGTGGTTGCGAAGCCAGTCCCAGGCTTTTTCCTGTTCTTGCAAATCGTGGCGAATGAGGTCACGCACATACTCACTTGCGTTTTCAAAAAGCCCATCATCGGAAATCTGTTTCTCGAGGTGCTCCATTAATTTGCCGCTCAACCGTACATTCACATTCGTAGAAGCCATAACAAAACTCCTGATTCTGATAAATTATCGGTTTTTTATTGTAAGCATTGTATAGTTATAATGCAATATAATTTATTATTCTTTACAGTTCGGCTTTGGTACGGTCCGGATATCATTCAGCAGTTTGGGACGGCACCAACTCTATCGGTGTGAGAGTGGGCAGCGAAGTTTACTACTATTAGTGGACCAAAATCCTTCCCAATGCCCGCCTGCTCAGAATTCCTGATTCAGGGCATCTGCCATTCGTTGAGCAGCCCGATATTTTCTATCCTGCTGTTGAGAAATTCTTGAACGGCGAGTGGCCGGAGGGTGCAGTGCAGATTGTTGGCAAAGATAAATAGAACCGTAGGGGCACATTGCAATGTGCCCCTACACCAATTTCTCGACCTAATTAATCGTCAATTCAAAAATCCTGCGGTTCTAACTTAAATAATATCAACCATTCCGATTATTCACCGCAGAAATTTTGCGAACTTCACTTCAGAAGATATATTTTCCCTTAACTCACCACAATTTTTTCTTAAAAGGCGTTTTTTCTATTGACAATACTCCATATTTTCGCTAATATTATGGAGTATGTTCCACAGAATCATAAAAATTCCGGGCAAAACATAGTTTTTTTCTCTTTGGGGCCAGAGGAACCGAAGCTTACAGTAGAACGTATCTGAAGGAAGAAGTCTGGAATGAACAGATCATTCGCAAACTGGAACCATTTAGTTATTTTCTCGAAGTCGCCGCGCAGATGAACGGAAGAGTTCTGAATTTCTCAAAGATTGCGCGAGATATTGGCGTCGACACAAAAACGGTACAATCGTATTTTCAAATCCTTGAAGACACCCTGCTGGGGTTTGTGCTGCCGCCGTTCCGTCGCTCCCTCAGAAAACGGCAGTTGACAAATCCCAAGTTTTATTTTTTCGATACAGGTGTAAAACGGGCCCTCGATCGCACGCTGACCGTTCCCCTTCTCCCGCAAACGTAAGGGTTCGGAGAGGCCTTTGAGCATTTTGTCTTCCTGGAAATGCAGCGGCACAATGAATACAAGAAGCGTGACTACCGCTTCTCATATCTTCAGACCCACGACGGGGCGGAAGTCGATTTCGTCGTCGAACGCCCGGGTAAGCCTATAGCGCTTGTTGAAATCAAGTCGGCTACCCAGATCCAGCCATCCATGGTAAAACACCTCGAGAGCTTTTGCCGTGAGTTTTCGGCTTGCGAACCCTATCTCCTTTCCCTCGACTCAACGCCACAGAAGATTGGCCCTGTGCGCGCCCTTTATTGGAAACAAGGTTTGAGAGCGCTCGGACTTTAGCCCGGACAATTCCTATAAAACTCAAAATATGCCACTGTAGATCCAAAATCCCAAAATGAAGTTGGGGACGGATTCGAAAAAGCCTGTCCTGAGCTTTGTCGAAGGGCTCACCACGGCTCGGTCATTCGGATTTGGGATTCCTCTC from candidate division KSB1 bacterium harbors:
- a CDS encoding AraC family transcriptional regulator gives rise to the protein MLSITQICYDVGFESRSSFSLLFRKHFKIPPSKLRS
- a CDS encoding alpha/beta fold hydrolase; its protein translation is MQSYYCLVGTGPDTVVVPAAAFLVQKFKRLSPGLTLIFYDPRNRGRSEAVSDTTHLGIQYSLSDLEDVRQHFRIKKMSLIGWSYLGAMVALYAAERPEQVDRVVQIGPIPPRKNPYWQQFLTLRAARME
- a CDS encoding type II toxin-antitoxin system RelE/ParE family toxin — encoded protein: MSKYLLYPGAKRELEDIWYYTKQRWGEQQADKYIHEIDAHIQKAAARQIPWRRLPKQALLSEIDVYQIHYKRHYIFFRKLKNGGLGVMSVLHDAMDIPGRLREILAKMDS
- a CDS encoding transcriptional regulator, with the translated sequence MASTNVNVRLSGKLMEHLEKQISDDGLFENASEYVRDLIRHDLQEQEKAWDWLRNHLEPAILADDSEYIKATPAEIIRDAKARYHEEKS
- a CDS encoding DUF4143 domain-containing protein; its protein translation is MQRHNEYKKRDYRFSYLQTHDGAEVDFVVERPGKPIALVEIKSATQIQPSMVKHLESFCREFSACEPYLLSLDSTPQKIGPVRALYWKQGLRALGL